CAGCGGATAGCCTGCCCGTGTAATAGCTGCTCCCGCAATTGACGATCAAGGAGAGATGGCTGAGTGGCCGAAAGCGATCGCCTGCTAAGCGATTGTACGCCCCTTAAAGGTGTACCGCGGGTTCAAATCCCGCTCTCTCCGCCATTTTTTACAGAGCGGAAAACAAAAAAGGGAGACATTTAGTCTCCCCTTTTTTATGCTGTAAGATCTGATGTTATACCCAGCCGCGAACCTTCATTGCCTCCACGACCCGTTCGACGGCGACAACATAAGCCGCCTGCCGCATGTTGACCTTGTACTTTTTCGAGGTGTCGAGCACCGAGTGATAGGCGGTCGTCATCTTCTGGTCGAGGCGTTTATATACCTCTTCCTCCT
This sequence is a window from Syntrophobacterales bacterium. Protein-coding genes within it:
- a CDS encoding glutamate dehydrogenase, whose protein sequence is EEEVYKRLDQKMTTAYHSVLDTSKKYKVNMRQAAYVVAVERVVEAMKVRGWV